Proteins encoded within one genomic window of Setaria italica strain Yugu1 chromosome IV, Setaria_italica_v2.0, whole genome shotgun sequence:
- the LOC101775803 gene encoding protein FAR1-RELATED SEQUENCE 5, which produces MKAKNEYFYYELQVDSENVIKNMFWSHASQRAEYRDFGDVVTFDTTCKTNMYSMPLAMFVGSNHQLQNVIFGQALLQDEKANTFEWLFGAFKNCMSGSRDPRCILTDQDSSMAAAIKEVFRQTQHRLCCWHMLKKYQAELKKLYKIHDGLKIKLLTVINHPLTPIEFESAWNELVDDYDIREDDAIQGLWESRKLWVVAYLKPLYCGRMTSTQRSESVNKMIKGSGFTGPLTCMSKFARRMLNFIQHTNHSVAGNSIGLRLVTCG; this is translated from the exons ATGAAGGCCAAGAATGAGTATTTCTACTACGAGCTGCAGGTAGATAGTGAAAATGTGATAAAGAACATGTTCTGGAGTCATGCAAGCCAGCGTGCAGAATATAGAGATTTTGGAGATGTGGTTACATTTGACACCACATGCAAGACAAACATGTATAGCATGCCTTTAGCCATGTTTGTTGGGTCAAACCATCAATTGCAAAACGTCATTTTCGGGCAAGCACTATTGCAGGATGAGAAAGCTAACACATTTGAGTGGTTGTTTGGGGCATTCAAAAACTGTATGTCTGGAAGTCGGGACCCGCGGTGTATACTTACAG ATCAGGATAGTTCAATGGCGGCAGCGATCAAGGAGGTGTTCAGACAAACACAACACAGGTTGTGCTGTTGGCACATGCTGAAGAAGTATCAAGCAGAACTGAAAAAATTGTACAAGATTCATGATGGTCTGAAGATAAAGCTCCTCACCGTAATCAATCACCCACTTACGCCTATAGAGTTTGAGTCTGCCTGGAATGAGTTGGTCGATGATTATGACATTCGGGAGGATGATGCTATTCAGGGGCTTTGGGAGAGTAGGAAATTGTGGGTTGTTGCATATTTGAAACCCTTGTACTGTGGCCGGATGACCTCTACACAAAGAAGTGAAAGCGTAAACAAGATGATCAAGGGTAGTGGCTTCACAGGACCTTTgacatgcatgagtaaatttGCACGTAGGATGTTGAACTTCATTCAACACACAAATCACTCAGTGGCGGGGAACTCCATTGGTCTCAG GCTGGTAACTTGCGGTTGA